Proteins from a single region of Zavarzinella sp.:
- a CDS encoding methyltransferase domain-containing protein, with translation MARIKRVQAEVPACFAVVHPGLEPIAADEITRDLGGVVKKAERGIVVFRVDAITPDLLELRTVEDLYLFAWGTDSLTHRAMDLNQIRQWTVRDANWKDLFHFHHQVRPQGKRKPTYRLITQKDGTHGYRRIDAQDAYAEGLRRKIPETWRLGDDDAWVEMWLIIRGPTAIAGVRLSDRTMRHRTYKVEHLKASLRPTVAAAMVRLAGAGPGDYVLDPMCGAATILAEQIELSKLRRAGRIETIGGDLDMNMLRAARSNLAKVGPAVLANWDARTLPLATDSVQRIICNMPFGKQVSTPEEIGPLYQRTVRELDRVLQIGGRAVLLVSEMEPLRAAIRKTEWKALRQLDVEVLGQDATISVWNKL, from the coding sequence ATGGCACGGATTAAGAGAGTTCAGGCAGAAGTTCCCGCATGTTTTGCCGTGGTGCACCCTGGACTGGAGCCAATTGCTGCCGATGAAATTACCCGCGATTTAGGCGGGGTGGTGAAAAAAGCGGAGCGAGGCATCGTGGTATTCCGTGTGGATGCCATTACGCCCGATCTGTTGGAACTGCGTACGGTGGAAGATCTGTATCTTTTCGCCTGGGGTACCGATTCGCTGACGCACCGTGCCATGGATTTGAACCAGATTCGCCAGTGGACCGTCCGCGATGCCAACTGGAAAGATCTTTTTCATTTCCACCATCAGGTGCGGCCACAGGGAAAGCGGAAGCCCACCTATCGGTTGATTACTCAGAAAGATGGCACGCACGGCTATCGCCGCATTGATGCTCAGGATGCGTATGCGGAAGGTTTGCGCCGAAAGATTCCAGAAACCTGGCGTCTGGGTGACGATGATGCCTGGGTTGAGATGTGGTTGATTATTCGTGGCCCCACCGCCATTGCGGGAGTGCGACTTTCCGACCGCACGATGCGTCACCGGACGTACAAAGTGGAGCATTTGAAAGCATCGCTGCGTCCCACAGTGGCTGCTGCAATGGTTCGTCTGGCGGGTGCTGGCCCAGGCGATTATGTACTCGATCCCATGTGTGGTGCGGCAACCATTCTTGCAGAACAGATTGAACTGAGCAAACTTCGGCGTGCTGGAAGGATCGAAACTATTGGTGGCGATCTGGATATGAATATGCTGCGGGCCGCACGTTCCAATTTAGCGAAGGTGGGCCCCGCAGTATTGGCAAACTGGGATGCACGCACGCTGCCATTGGCTACCGATAGTGTTCAACGGATTATCTGTAACATGCCATTCGGCAAACAGGTCAGCACGCCGGAAGAAATTGGCCCACTATACCAGCGCACGGTGCGTGAACTGGATCGCGTGCTGCAGATAGGCGGTCGGGCAGTGCTGCTGGTTTCAGAAATGGAACCACTGCGGGCGGCAATCCGCAAAACAGAATGGAAAGCCCTGCGACAACTGGATGTGGAAGTGCTGGGTCAGGATGCCACGATCAGCGTCTGGAATAAACTGTAA